From Penicillium digitatum chromosome 5, complete sequence, one genomic window encodes:
- a CDS encoding DSS1/SEM1 produces the protein MSNPTTQKADTTEQAPPQAKPQVLEEDDEFEDFPVEDWPQEEAEQANGSTANDGSEHLWEESWDDDDAAEDFSKQLQEELKKVEASA, from the exons ATGTCAAACCCAACTACTCAGAAGGCGGATACCACAGAGCAGGCCCCGCCACAAGCGAAGCCCCAAGTCTTGGAGGAAGACGATGAGTTTGAGGATTTCCCCGTCGAAG ACTGGCCCCAAGAAGAAGCCGAGCAGGCAAACGGCTCGACGGCAAATGACGGTAGCGAGCACCTGTGGGAAGAGAGCTgggatgacgatgatgcgGCGGAGGACTTCTCAAAGCAGCTTCA GGAAGAATTGAAGAAAGTCGAAGCATCAGCTTAA
- a CDS encoding Outer membrane protein, IML2, mitochondrial/Tetratricopeptide repeat protein 39 — MLRVGSWLYGKKPAQSVDSLVELKDLHEAMAAATLILNDDVDGAESGLSTGTSSFHNLAKGVVAFVRATLGFEQEIMRQASERLYEAETSAASDQTRSQQNAQAPNAFHSDIYATGTEYALCQAIAQLMSAVVGVLNESLTESIKAFYRLRKAYIALDAIMKMEEKFMEQRDIRKALLPTAIDLSSSSAACPDTKSDSSSLTSKKGASVAAVEQTELSSSMNGLAISPRAVSPDVATATSTPVKHIHHDPDSDIFKNEIDIFVHSGANFCFGILLLLISMVPPAFSKLLSIIGFHGDKQRGLRMLWQASKFHNFIGAMAALALLGYYNGFVRYCDIMPDPTPGEADVEGYPQERLAALLAEMRSRFPNSQLWLIEESRMLGANKDLGKALELLSTDKKSPLKQVEALCVFEKSLNALFLHRYDICAEAFIECVGLNSWSRSLYYYIAGSCHVALFRQSLHDPKLAEKHAKKATVYMRKAPEFAGKKKFMARQLPFDVFVTRKLAKWEARAKEWKVSLVDAIGVDPIEEMIFFWNGHSRMTSEQLEESLDRLKWCESEHNKTWSREGIEEKAILELLRAAILRSLHRHDEAKNILQTRVLSHDKSFFKGHLKDDWVHPVAHFEMAANFWMERPTYQALHGITASPKASDEASVGSGKTRSETERKQVSKCKENLDHAARWDSYELDARVGLKVTAAMEAVHKWEAMHPTI; from the exons ATGTTGCGAGTCGGGTCCTGGTTGTACGGCAAGAAGCCGGCACAGTCTGTGGACTCACTGGTTGAGTTGAAAGACT TGCACGAGGCGATGGCAG CGGCAACTCTGATTCTCAATGATGATGTCGATGGTGCGGAGAGTGGTCTCTCAACGGGCACTTCGTCTTTTCACAAT TTAGCTAAAGGCGTGGTCGCATTCGTCCGGGCAACATTAGGCTTCGAGCAGGAGATTATGCGACAAG CATCCGAACGTCTTTATGAAGCAGAAACCAGCGCAGCCAGCGATCAAACTCGGTCTCAGCAAAACGCCCAAGCACCTAATGCCTTTCACTCCGATATCTATGCCACCGGTACCGAATATGCGTTGTGCCAGGCAATCGCTCAATTGATGAGTGCGGTTGTCGGGGTACTGAATGAAAGCTTGACAGAAAGTATCAAAGCATTCTACCGGCTGAGAAAGGCTTATATCGCACTGGACGCTATCATGAAGATGGAAGAAAAGTTTATGGAGCAGAGGGATATACGCAAAGCTCTATTGCCCACTGCAATTGATCTCTCAAGCTCGAGCGCTGCATGCCCAGACACAAAGTCGGATTCGTCCAGTCTTACATCGAAAAAAGGCGCAAGTGTGGCTGCCGTCGAGCAAACTGAGCTCAGTTCATCAATGAATGGGTTGGCAATCTCTCCCCGAGCGGTATCTCCAGATGTGGCAACGGCCACTTCGACACCTGTAAAGCATATCCACCACGATCCTGACTCGGACATCTTCAAAAACGAAATCGATATTTTTGTGCACTCTGGTGCCAACTTCTGTTTTGGCATTCTTCTTCTACTTATATCCATGGTTCCACCGGCATTCAGCAAGCTTCTTTCCATTATTGGCTTCCACGGCGACAAGCAACGAGGGCTGAGAATGCTCTGGCAAGCTAGCAAGTTCCACAACTTTATCGGTGCCATGGCTGCTTTGGCACTACTAGGATATTACAACGGCTTTGTCCGCTACTGTGATATTATGCCCGACCCAACTCCTGGCGAAGCCGACGTTGAGGGATACCCGCAGGAGAGGCTGGCTGCATTGCTGGCGGAGATGCGGTCTCGGTTCCCCAACAGTCAACTTTGGCTGATCGAAGAATCGCGGATGCTAGGCGCGAATAAGGACCTGGGCAAGGCCCTGGAACTACTGTCCACGGACAAAAAGAGCCCTCTCAAGCAGGTCGAGGCGCTGTGCGTGTTCGAAAAGAGCTTGAACGCACTGTTCCTCCACAGATATGATATCTGCGCTGAGGCATTCATCGAA TGTGTGGGCCTTAACTCGTGGTCTCGTTCGTTATATTACTACATCGCCGGATCGTGCCATGTTGCCCTGTTTCGGCAATCTCTCCATGACCCCAAACTTGCAGAGAAACACGCCAAGAAAGCCACTGTATATATGCGGAAGGCACCCGAATTCGCTGGGAAAAAGAAATTTATGGCCCGACAACTACCATTTGATGTCTTTGTGACTCGGAAACTAGCCAAATGGGAGGCGCGCGCCAAAGAATGGAAGGTGTCTCTGGTGGATGCGATTGGAGTTGATCCTATCGAAGAAATGATCTTCTTCTGGAACGGACATAGTCGTATGACCAGCGAGCAGCTAGAAGAGTCCCTAGATCGTCTGAAATGGTGTGAAAGCGAACACAACAAGACTTGGTCTCGTGAGGGGATTGAAGAAAAGGCGATCTTGGAGCTTCTTCGGGCTGCCATTTTGCGATCACTGCACAGACACGACGAGGCGAAAAATATCCTGCAGACTCGCGTCTTGAGCCACGACAAGTCTTTCTTTAAGGGCCACCTAAAGGATGACTGGGTCCACCCAGTGGCGCATTTCGAGATGGCCGCCAACTTCTGGATGGAGCGCCCCACATACCAGGCCCTGCATGGGATTACTGCTTCCCCCAAGGCGTCGGACGAAGCGTCGGTGGGATCTGGGAAGACACGCTCAGAGACCGAGAGAAAGCAGGTATCCAAGTGCAAGGAAAACCTCGATCATGCTGCTCGCTGGGACAGCTACGAGCTCGACGCTCGTGTAGGACTCAAGGTTACTGCGGCGATGGAAGCGGTCCATAAATGGGAGGCTATGCATCCTACCATCTAA
- a CDS encoding MFS multidrug transporter, putative: MVERTEHDSCTSKSSDVEDIEPRRSDDGADEITTLEKQSTAASGYSAFEQRTQSIVSRIRSREPGQTAKFSHPLTHTKTSPDVIVDFEGPDDPYRPLNWSFRKKAITTVLYGLTTMGSTWASSIYSTGQAEISEEFGISSEVATLGTSLLLFGLGLGPLIWAPLSELYGRKTAVLPPYFLAAIFSFATATAKDVQTIMITRFFTGFFGAAPVTNTGGVLSDIWTPAQRGAAIVGYAMAVVGGPVIGPIAGGAIVQSNLGWRWTEYITGIMMIFFLIMDLLFVDESYPPILLVYKAQRLRFESGNWALHARHEEWDVTLKEIGNKYLIRPFQLLSTPICFLVALYASFVYGILYLSLAAFPIVFQEIRGWNQVVGALPFLAYLVGILMGGGINLANQKFYIKRFKANNNRPVPEARLPPMMIGSVLFASGMFVFGWTSPKHIHWICPNIGAVMMGFGFFTIFQAAINYLIDTFQKFSASAIAANTFLRSIFAGCFPLFTKAMFHNLGVPWAASLLGFISIALIPIPYLFYKFGKRIRARGTWSRDSV, translated from the exons ATGGTCGAACGTACAGAACATGACTCTTGCACCAGCAAATCTAGCGATGTTGAAGACATTGAACCGCGTCGCAGTGACGACGGAGCGGATGAAATCACAACGTTAGAAAAGCAAAGCACTGCGGCATCAGGTTATTCGGCCTTTGAACAGCGCACGCAGTCAATAGTCTCTCGCATTCGGAGTCGAGAGCCTGGCCAAACAGCGAAATTCAGTCACCCACTTACCCACACCAAGACAAGTCCTGATGTGATTGTCGATTTTGAAGGGCCGGATGATCCCTATAGACCATTGAACTGGAGTTTCAGAAAGAAGGCCATCACCACGGTGTTGTATGGATTGACTACGATGG GATCAACGTGGGCGAGTTCAAT CTACTCGACCGGACAGGCAGAGATTAGCGAGGAATTCGGCATCTCGAGTGAGGTCGCAACTCTCGGCACCTCATTACTTTTGTTCGGCTTGGGATTGGGCCCTTTGATCTGGGCGCCTCTGTCTGAACTCTATGGACGCAAAACGGCAGTTCTACCACCATATTTCCTCGCAGCTATCTTTTCGTTTGCGACTGCCACCGCGAAAGACGTGCAGACTATCATGATCACTAGATTCTTTACGGGCTTTTTTGGCGCGGCCCCGGTTACCAATACCGGCGGAGTGCTGAGTGATATCTGGACTCCCGCGCAGCGTGGAGCTGCCATTGTAGGCTATGCCATGGCCGTAGTGGGCGGGCCTGTCATTGGGCCGATTGCGGGTGGTGCCATCGTCCAGAGCAATCTGGGATGGCGCTGGACTGAATAT ATCACCGGCATCATGATGATTTTCTTCCTAATCATGGACCTCCTCTTCGTCGACGAGAGCTACCCACCAATTCTGCTAGTGTACAAGGCACAGCGACTGCGCTTCGAAAGCGGCAACTGGGCCCTCCATGCACGCCACGAAGAGTGGGATGTGACCCTTAAAGAAATAGGCAACAAATACCTCATCCGTCCCTTCCAACTCCTCTCAACCCCAATCTGCTTCCTCGTCGCCCTCTACGCATCATTTGTCTACGGCATCCTCTATCTCAGCCTGGCTGCCTTCCCAATCGTCTTCCAGGAAATCCGCGGCTGGAACCAAGTCGTCGGTGCCCTCCCCTTCCTCGCCTACTTAGTCGGCATTCTAATGGGCGGAGGAATAAATCTCGCCAACCAGAAATTCTACATAAAGCGCTTCAAGGCGAACAATAATCGCCCCGTGCCAGAAGCTCGTCTCCCGCCCATGATGATCGGCTCCGTGCTCTTCGCGAGCGGTATGTTCGTCTTCGGTTGGACTAGTCCAAAACACATCCACTGGATCTGCCCCAACATCGGCGCAGTCATGATGGGCTTTGGTTTCTTCACCATCTTCCAGGCCGCTATCAACTACCTCATTGATACGTTCCAAAAATTCTCTGCTAGCGCGATCGCTGCAAACACTTTCCTGCGCTCAATATTCGCGGGCTGTTTCCCACTCTTCACAAAAGCCATGTTCCATAACCTTGGTGTTCCTTGGGCTGCTAGCCTGTTGGGCTTCATTTCCATTGCTCTCATCCCCATTCCATATCTGTTCTACAAGTTTGGGAAGCGGATCCGAGCGCGTGGGACGTGGTCACGAGACTCTGTTTAG